A window of the Cloacibacillus sp. An23 genome harbors these coding sequences:
- a CDS encoding acetate kinase, translating into MKILVLNCGSSSLKYQLIDMDGEKVLAKGLVERIGIEGSRIKHTKTGLDAVTREVPFPDHSAAIKYVLDILVDPEFGVLKSLDELGATGHRIVHGGEKFTKSVLVTPEVVKGIEEVIPLAPLHNPANLMGLKAVMDVLPDKPNVVVFDTAFHQTMPPKAYIYGIPYEYYEKDRIRRYGFHGTSHGYVAHRAAEILGKDIKDLKIVTCHLGNGSSITAVDGGKCVDTSMGMGTGEGLLMGTRSGNVDPLVMITLMEKLGDAEKVSEVVHKKSGLLGVSGVSSDLRDVEEAAEKGCERSKIAQDILITGVKKYIASYAAEMGGVDVVVFTAGIGENGITFREAVCKDMEFMGIKFDAEKNNCRGKEVVISAPDSKVTVMVVPTDEEMAIARDTKKCVEEAGK; encoded by the coding sequence ATGAAAATCCTTGTTCTCAACTGCGGAAGCTCTTCGCTGAAGTATCAGCTCATCGACATGGACGGAGAGAAGGTCCTCGCCAAGGGCCTCGTCGAGCGCATAGGCATCGAAGGCTCGCGCATCAAGCACACGAAGACCGGCCTCGACGCCGTAACGCGCGAAGTCCCCTTCCCCGACCACTCGGCGGCGATCAAGTACGTCCTCGACATCCTCGTCGATCCCGAGTTCGGCGTGCTCAAGAGCCTCGACGAACTCGGCGCGACAGGCCACCGCATAGTCCACGGCGGAGAGAAGTTCACGAAGTCCGTCCTCGTCACGCCCGAAGTCGTCAAAGGCATCGAAGAGGTCATCCCGCTCGCGCCGCTGCACAACCCCGCGAACCTCATGGGCCTCAAGGCCGTCATGGACGTCCTCCCCGACAAGCCGAACGTCGTCGTCTTCGACACGGCCTTCCATCAGACGATGCCGCCCAAGGCCTACATCTACGGCATTCCCTACGAGTATTATGAGAAGGACCGCATCCGCCGCTACGGCTTCCACGGCACGAGCCACGGCTACGTCGCCCACAGAGCCGCCGAAATACTCGGCAAGGACATAAAGGACCTCAAGATAGTGACCTGCCACCTCGGCAACGGAAGCTCCATCACCGCGGTGGACGGCGGCAAATGCGTCGATACGTCGATGGGCATGGGCACCGGTGAAGGCCTTCTCATGGGCACGCGCAGCGGCAACGTGGACCCGCTCGTCATGATCACGCTTATGGAGAAGCTCGGCGACGCCGAGAAGGTCAGCGAAGTCGTACACAAGAAGTCCGGCCTCCTCGGAGTCTCCGGCGTTTCGAGCGACCTCCGCGACGTCGAAGAAGCCGCCGAAAAGGGCTGCGAGCGCTCCAAGATAGCTCAGGACATCCTCATCACCGGCGTCAAGAAGTACATAGCCTCCTACGCCGCGGAGATGGGCGGAGTCGATGTGGTCGTCTTCACCGCCGGCATCGGCGAGAACGGCATCACCTTCCGCGAGGCCGTCTGCAAGGACATGGAGTTCATGGGCATCAAGTTCGACGCGGAAAAGAACAACTGCCGCGGCAAAGAAGTCGTCATCAGCGCCCCCGACTCGAAAGTCACCGTCATGGTCGTCCCGACCGACGAAGAGATGGCTATAGCGCGCGACACCAAGAAGTGCGTGGAGGAAGCCGGCAAGTAG
- a CDS encoding nucleotidyltransferase family protein, which translates to MLYPVIGIVAEYNPFHKGHLLHIAKAREACGACAVVAALSSDFVQRGEPALADKWTRAEAALACGADLVLELPAVFSAHNAGVFANGAVDILAAARAVTHISFGAESPDCLTDGIVDMILEEPEPFKQSLKKHLEEGLSFVEARARAADELIPGSGRVLAGSNNTLALAYMARIKKKNYALAPLPVKRAGAAYNSAELEEISSATAIRAALRDGRTEDALAAVPEPSARIIKRELEAGRLCINYENYWRLLRAALLRSSPEELRALAEISEGIEYRLREAALSARSFEEWTDACTSKRYPAGRIRRAAVHIALGFGHWFNRAAQRLGPPYIRPLAMNGTGRALLHEMKKKAALPIVTTYGQAARVSPYAAECARFEQLTCELWEELVRCGRLGEEHKRRVIML; encoded by the coding sequence ATGCTATATCCCGTAATCGGGATCGTCGCCGAATACAACCCCTTCCACAAAGGGCATCTGCTGCATATCGCCAAGGCCCGCGAAGCGTGCGGCGCGTGCGCCGTAGTCGCGGCGCTCTCGTCGGACTTCGTCCAGCGCGGCGAGCCCGCGCTCGCCGACAAATGGACGCGCGCCGAAGCCGCGCTCGCATGCGGAGCCGATCTGGTTCTTGAGCTTCCCGCCGTCTTCTCGGCCCATAACGCCGGCGTCTTCGCGAACGGCGCTGTGGACATACTCGCCGCAGCCCGCGCCGTCACGCACATTTCGTTCGGCGCTGAAAGCCCGGACTGTCTGACAGACGGTATCGTTGATATGATACTCGAAGAGCCCGAGCCTTTCAAGCAGTCGCTGAAAAAACATCTCGAAGAGGGACTGTCCTTCGTCGAAGCGCGCGCTCGCGCCGCGGACGAACTGATCCCCGGCAGCGGGCGCGTGCTCGCAGGCAGCAACAACACGCTCGCGCTCGCCTACATGGCGCGTATAAAGAAAAAAAATTACGCGCTCGCGCCGCTTCCGGTAAAACGCGCGGGCGCGGCCTACAACAGCGCGGAGCTTGAGGAAATATCGAGCGCGACGGCGATCCGCGCCGCGCTGCGAGACGGCAGGACGGAAGATGCGCTCGCCGCCGTTCCCGAACCTTCGGCACGGATCATAAAACGCGAACTCGAAGCCGGGCGCTTATGCATAAACTACGAAAATTACTGGAGGCTGCTGCGCGCCGCTCTGCTCCGCTCGTCGCCGGAGGAGCTGCGCGCGCTCGCCGAAATCTCGGAGGGCATAGAATACAGGCTGCGCGAGGCCGCGCTATCCGCGCGGAGTTTCGAGGAGTGGACGGACGCCTGCACCTCGAAGCGCTACCCCGCGGGGCGCATCCGCCGCGCCGCCGTACACATCGCGCTCGGCTTCGGCCACTGGTTCAACCGCGCGGCGCAGCGCCTCGGCCCTCCGTACATAAGGCCGCTCGCGATGAACGGGACGGGGCGCGCGCTTCTGCACGAAATGAAAAAAAAAGCCGCGCTCCCGATAGTCACGACCTATGGACAGGCGGCGCGCGTCTCGCCATACGCCGCCGAGTGCGCGAGATTCGAGCAGCTAACCTGCGAGCTGTGGGAGGAGCTCGTGCGGTGCGGGCGCTTAGGCGAAGAGCACAAGCGCCGCGTGATCATGCTCTGA